In the genome of Nycticebus coucang isolate mNycCou1 chromosome 12, mNycCou1.pri, whole genome shotgun sequence, one region contains:
- the GPR162 gene encoding probable G-protein coupled receptor 162 — protein sequence MARGGLGAEEASLRSNALSWLACGLLALLANAWIILSISAKQQKHKPLELLLCFLAGTHILMAAVPLTTFAVVQLRRQASSDYDWNESICKVFVSTYYTLALATCFTVASLSYHRMWMVRWPVNYRLSNAKKQALHAVMGIWMVSFILSTLPSIGWHNNGERYYARGCQFIVSKIGLGFGVCFSLLLLGGIVMGLVCVAITFYQTLWARPRRARQARRAGGSGGTKGSGPGGLGTRPAFEVPAIVVEDARGKRRSSLDGSESAKTSLQVTNLVSAIVFLYDSLTGVPILVVSFFSLKSDSAPPWMVLAVLWCSMAQTLLLPSFIWSCERYRADVRTVWEQCVAIMSEEDGDDDEGCDDYADGRVCKVRFDANEATSPGGRDPSQVKLLPGRHMLFPPLERVHYLQVPLSRRLSHDETNIFSTPRTPGSFLHKWSSSDDIRVLPIQSRALGDPSEYLGQRQRLQNEEDEDEAEGGGLASLRQFLESGVLGSGGGPPRGPGFFREEITTFIDETPLPSPTASPGPSPRRPRPLGLSPRRLSLGSPDNRAVGLPLGLSTGRRCSLTGGEGSTRAWGGSWGPSNPIFPQLTL from the exons ATGGCTCGGGGTGGGCTAGGGGCAGAAGAGGCCTCCCTGCGCTCCAACGCCTTGTCCTGGCTGGCCTGTGGCCTCTTGGCACTGCTGGCCAATGCCTGGATCATCCTCAGTATCTCAGCCAAGCAGCAGAAGCACAAGCCACTGGAGTTGCTGCTCTGCTTCCTGGCGGGCACTCACATACTCATGGCAGCGGTGCCTCTCACCACCTTCGCTGTGGTGCAGCTACGGCGGCAGGCTTCCTCCGACTATGACTGGAATGAGAGCATCTGCAAAGTCTTTGTGTCTACCTACTACACGCTGGCCCTGGCGACCTGCTTCACAGTTGCCTCGCTGTCCTACCACCGCATGTGGATGGTGCGCTGGCCGGTCAACTACCGCCTCAGCAATGCCAAAAAGCAGGCACTGCATGCTGTCATGGGCATCTGGATGGTCAGCTTCATCCTCTCCACGCTGCCCTCCATTGGCTGGCACAACAATGGCGAGCGCTACTATGCCCGAGGCTGCCAGTTCATAGTCTCCAAGATCGGCCTTGGCTTTGGTGTCTGTTTCAGCCTCTTGCTACTTGGGGGTATCGTCATGGGGCTAGTCTGTGTAGCCATCACCTTCTATCAGACACTGTGGGCCCGGCCCAGGAGGGCTCGGCAGGCCCGGAGAGCGGGGGGATCTGGGGGGACCAAGGGGAGTGGGCCAGGGGGGTTGGGTACTCGGCCAGCTTTTGAGGTGCCAGCCATTGTGGTAGAGGATGCCCGAGGGAAGCGGCGGTCCTCACTGGATGGCTCCGAGTCTGCCAAGACGTCCCTGCAGGTCACCAACTTGGTCAGCGCCATCGTCTTTCTCTATGACTCGCTCACAGGGGTGCCCATCTTG GTGGTGAGCTTCTTCTCCCTCAAGTCGGACTCAGCGCCTCCGTGGATGGTGCTGGCTGTGCTGTGGTGCTCCATGGCACAGACGCTGCTGCTGCCCTCCTTCATCTGGTCCTGCGAACGCTACCGTGCCGACGTGCGCACAGTGTGGGAGCAGTGCGTGGCCATAATGTCCGAGGAGGATGGCGATGACG ATGAGGGTTGTGATGACTATGCAGATGGCCGAGTGTGCAAAGTTCGCTTTGATGCTAATGAGGCCACAAGCCCAGGGGGCCGGGACCCCTCCCAGGTGAAGCTGCTACCTGGAAGGCATATGCTCTTTCCCCCTCTTGAGAGAGTCCACTACTTACAG GTCCCTCTATCCCGCCGTCTATCCCATGATGAGACCAACATCTTCTCTACCCCTCGGACACCAGGCTCCTTCCTGCACAAGTGGTCCTCCTCTGATGACATCCGGGTCCTCCCAATCCAGAGCCGGGCCCTTGGGGAtccttctgagtacctgggacagAGACAAAGGCTGCAGAACGAAGAAGATGAGGATGAAGCTGAAGGTGGGGGGCTGGCCAGCCTTCGCCAATTCCTAGAGAGTGGGGTACTGGGATCAGGTGGGGGACCCCCTCGGGGTCCTGGTTTCTTTCGGGAGGAGATCACCACTTTCATTGATGAGACACCTTTGCCTTCTCCGACTGCCTCACCAGGGCCCTCTCCTCGTCGGCCCAGGCCACTGGGACTCTCACCCCGACGACTGTCCCTTGGGTCCCCTGATAACAGAGCTGTTGGACTTCCTTTGGGGCTAAGTACAGGGAGACGCTGTTCCCTGACTGGTGGTGAGGGTAGTACAAGGGCTTGGGGAGGATCCTGGGGCCCAAGCAACCCCATATTCCCTCAGCTAACCCTCTAA